A segment of the Streptomyces sp. Tu 2975 genome:
GTGTCGTTCTTGTAGTGGCCGGTGACGGTACCGGCGAAGTCGGCGGTGCAGCCGGAGCCGCTGATGCTCGCGTCGACGCCGGTGATGGAGCCGTCGACCGCGTTCGGCACCGCGCTGACGCCGGTGGCGTTCAGGCTCCAAGGGAAGTTCTTGCTGGTGACGTCGAACGGGATGCCGATGACCGAGCAGTCCTCGAACGTCAGGCTCGCGATGGTGCCGATGCCGTCGCCTGCGTTGCCCGAGCCGGAGACGAGCGAGCCCGAGGCGTTGGAGGAGGCACAGTCCAGCGTGGCGGCGGGCACCGTGAGGGTGGGGTTCGTCGCTACGGCGGTGAACGCACCGCCGGGGGTGACCGTCCATGTGACCAGTGACGTGGCCGAGGCCTGCGTCACCGTCATACCGAGTGCGGCGGTGAGCGCCGCCGTGGCGATCATGGCGCTTCTGGCAATTCTTCGCACGGGTAGTTCCCTTCAGGGGGATGGGCTTGCCTGATGGACCCTTTTCGGCCCTGGCGGCGGGCCGAAAAGCGTTGCGGCTCAGTTCTGGAACGCGGGTCGAATTCTCATGGCCACCCGGTCGTGCATCTTTCCGAAGTGACGCTACGAGCGGGTAACCAGACGCGCAATACCGGTTCGGCAGATTCCCGCAATGCCGCTACCAGCCGGTATTTTCTTGTCGCCGGCGCCACAGACCGCCCCGGATTCTTGTCCGGAAGTGAGCACTCCTCTCCCGGCGCCACGTGGCGAACCGCCCGCTCCCCCCGACCGGTACGCGCACATGCCGACCCGTCCCGACCGCTGTGCAGGCGCTCCGCGCTGGACTATGTTCAGCCCCCACGAAGTCGTCACGCCTGTCGGTCCGTGGGAGCGCTTCCCCCACAGCCCCCACCCCCACCGGACACCCGGAGATCGAGGGGACAACCATGCCGAGAACGACCACCCAGCCGTCGGACGCCGGAGAGCCGCTCGGGCCGCTGCCACAGGAGTTCGCCGCCATCATCAGGCCCGAACTGCCCAGCCTGATCCAGGAGATCGGCATCGAGGTGACCCGCGCCTATCCGGAGTACGGAAGGTTACTGAAGGGCCCGTACGGGCACGCCATCCAGATCGGCGTCGAACAGAACATCTCCGTCTTCGTCGACCAGGTGGCGTCCCCCTCGGCGCCGTCACCGCTGCGCGACGAGATGCTGCGCCGCTTCGGCCGGTTCGAGGCGTACGAGGGCCGGAGCCTCGACTCCCTCCACGGGGCCTACCGGCTCGGTGCCCGCGTGGCCCTGCGCCGCGCCAAGCGGATCGGCCGGCGCTACAACCTCTCCCCCACCCTGATGCTGAGCTTCGCCGACGCCCTCTTCGCCTATGTGGACGAACTCGAGGCGCTCACCAGGGAGGGCTATCTGGAGGTGCAGGCGAGAACGGTCGCACAGGAGGCGACCGTCCGCCGCAGGCTGCTGCACCTGATCATGGCCGGACCGCCGGTGCCGCGCTCCGCGATCGCGGAACTGTCCGAGCAGGCGGGGTGGCCGCTGCCCGAGAAGGTCACCCTCGTCGCCCTGCGGACGTCCCCGGAATTGGCCGGAACGGAGCTCGACAACGATGTCCTGGCGGAACTCGGCGGACCGCACCCGCACTTACTCGTCCCGGGACCGGTCGACGACCAGCGAAGACACACGCTGGAGAACGCGCTGACCGGCCACCGGGCCGCCGTGGGACTGACCGTACCGACCGCCGAAGCCGCGGACTCCATCCGATGGGCCCGCCGCCTCCTCGACTTCGCCGACTCGGGTGTCGTGGACGACGCCCCGCTCACCTTCTGCTCCGACCACATGCTCACGCTGTGGCTGCTGTCGGACCCGGCCTTGCTGAACCAGCTGGCGGAGCGCGAACTCGCCCCTCTCGCCCGGCTGACGCCCACGCGCCGCAACCGGCTGATAGAGACTCTGCGGATCTGGCTGGACACCCGTGGCACCGCCGCACAGATGGGTGAGCTGCTCGATGTGCACCCGCAGACCGTCCGCTACCGGCTGCGCAATCTCGAATCGATCTTCGGTGATCAGCTCACCGACCCCGAGAGCCGGTTCGCGACCGAGGGTGTGCTGCGCGCACTCCACCTACGGGAGCGCCGCGACGGCGGGGCGCGCTGAGACCGGTGCCCCGCTCCGTGAACGGCGTGTCCCGCGACTGTTCCGGACCGCAAACCGCGCCGCCGGTCCACTCCGGGCGCGGGCGGCGCGTCCTGATCGCCGAAGGCGGCACGAGGACGCGCCGCCCCGGGCCGGTGATCATCGGGTGTCCGTCACCGACGGCTGGCCACGGGAGGGCTCATCAAAGCCGGACGATCTCCTCGCGGGGGCGTCCGGGCGGAGTGTGGCCAGTGTCACCATCGGGTCCGCGCCCGAGGGGGCGGGCGCGGTCCGACGGGTACGTACTCCGGTCGGCCCCGTCGGCGGGCGTGGCGCATCACGCCCTGCCCGCACAGCTCTGACCTGCCCTTTTGCCTCACTGACCGCCGAGGCTCCGGGCCGCGAAGGAGACACTGTAGATCGACAGGGGGCGGCCGCCGGCGGCCCCGACGGCGGGAGCGGGCACGGTGGCGCCGTGGCCGGAGCAGGGCGGCAGGGCGGCGCGGTGCGCCCTCCGCAGCCCCGCAGAGATCAACCCGCTCACGGTTTCACCCACTTGAGCTGCGCATTCGGTTCCAGCGGCCCGGATTCCGGCCGTCGGAGTCCCTTTTGCGCCGCAAGGCCGCCGATTCGGGTGCTTCGGCGGCGTTCGCGTAAGGTATGTCGGCGGTGCCGCTGGGGACGGACGGCCGGGCGAAGGGTGCGGTGCGCGCCTCTCGTACGGCACCCTCGTCCTTCCTGGGCGGCTCGGCCGGGACGCGGTCGACTCACTCCCGCGTAACGAGATCACGGGGCGACCCGTACGGTAAAGAAGGACTTCACGTGACCGCCTCCCCCCTCGTCCCGGTGCCGATCCCCGACCGCGTCGCGGCGCTGATCGGGTCCTGCATGCCGGTCCACATCCTCCAGGCGGAGATCGACGCCGAGTGCGCGGCGCGCGAGGTGAGCCTGTTCCGCGGGCCGCTGTGCGCGGAGGACCGGGCGGACCGGGAGCACGCGCTCGCCACGCTGGCGCGGGCCAACAAGGTCCTGGCCGCGTACGACCCCCGGCTCACGGTCATGCCGCGCCGGCACCGCTGACCGCCGTCCCCGGCTCACGGTCATGCCGCGCAGGCACCGCTGACCGCCCGCGGCCTCACTCGATGAAGGTGCCGTCGACATACACCCAAGCGCCGCCCTCACGTGCGAATTTGCTGTGTTCGTGCAGCTCGCCCCGGCTGCCGTGTTGGCGGTAGCGGGCACGGAAGGTCACGGTGCCTCTCGAGTGGAAGGCGCTGCCGTCCGTGGTGGCGACGATCTCCAGAGAGGTCCACTGCATGCCCGGGTCCAGCTCGAGATGCCGGGGCCTGGTCGACGAGTGCCAGGTGCGCAGCAGATACGCCGCGTCATGGGCGACGAAGGCGCTGTAGCGCGAGCGCATCAGCAGCTCGGCCGTGGGCGCGGACTCCTCCCCGCTGTGGAACCGGCCGCAGCACTCCCCGTACGGGGCGGTCAGCCCGCAGGGGCAGGGCGATTCGGCGGTGAGGGTGGGAGGCGTGGTGCCTCTGGTGCGTTTGGTTCGTCGGGCCATGGCTTCATTTTCCAGCCATTGAGCAAAGGCGGCGCACGCGTGGCTTCCGCGTCGTGAGGGACCTCCGTATGCTCCAGCGCCGGACGCGAAAGTTACCGTCGGTAAGGGGCTTCGGATGGATCGTTCCGGCACGTCACGACGTACCTCACGGCCTACCTCACGACGTACGTTCATGGCGGGCGCCGCAGCCGTGGGCGGCACCGCGGCGCTCGCGACCGCCGCGGCCACCGGGACCGCGGCCGCCGCTGCCGCGCCGGCGCCCTCCGTCGCCGTCCTCGGCGGCGGTGTCGCCGGGCTGACAGCGGCTCATGAACTCGCCGAGCGCGGGTTACGGGTCACCGTCTACGAGCGCCGGGCGCTCGGCGGCAAGGCCCGGAGCATGGACGTGCCCGACAGCGCCAGGGGCGGCCGCAGACCCCTGCCCGCCGAGCACGGCTTCCGCTTCATCCCCGGGATCTACCACAACCTGCCCGACACCATGCGCCGCATCCCCTTCCCGGGGAAGCCGGGCGGCGTCCGGGACAACCTGGTCGCGCCGGCCGAGATGTCGTTCAGCCGCACCGGCCGCGAGGACCTGCGCATCCCGCTCCCCTGGCCCGGCCACCGGCCGCCCGGCCTCACCCTCGACGACATCCGCCGTGCCCTGACCGCGATGCTGGACACGGCCCTCGGCATCCCCTTCCACGAGACCGCGTACTTCGTGAACCGCCTGCTCGTCTTCCTCACCAGCTGCGACGAGCGCCGCGACCGGACCTGGGAGGCCACACCCTGGTGGGAATTCATCAGGGCGGAGGAGATGGGCTACGACTACCAGCGCATCCTCGCCGTCGGGCTCACCCGCAACATCGTCGCGACCAAGGCCGAGGAGGCCAGCACCCGCACCGTCGCCACG
Coding sequences within it:
- a CDS encoding PucR family transcriptional regulator, with protein sequence MPRTTTQPSDAGEPLGPLPQEFAAIIRPELPSLIQEIGIEVTRAYPEYGRLLKGPYGHAIQIGVEQNISVFVDQVASPSAPSPLRDEMLRRFGRFEAYEGRSLDSLHGAYRLGARVALRRAKRIGRRYNLSPTLMLSFADALFAYVDELEALTREGYLEVQARTVAQEATVRRRLLHLIMAGPPVPRSAIAELSEQAGWPLPEKVTLVALRTSPELAGTELDNDVLAELGGPHPHLLVPGPVDDQRRHTLENALTGHRAAVGLTVPTAEAADSIRWARRLLDFADSGVVDDAPLTFCSDHMLTLWLLSDPALLNQLAERELAPLARLTPTRRNRLIETLRIWLDTRGTAAQMGELLDVHPQTVRYRLRNLESIFGDQLTDPESRFATEGVLRALHLRERRDGGAR
- a CDS encoding YchJ family metal-binding protein, which codes for MARRTKRTRGTTPPTLTAESPCPCGLTAPYGECCGRFHSGEESAPTAELLMRSRYSAFVAHDAAYLLRTWHSSTRPRHLELDPGMQWTSLEIVATTDGSAFHSRGTVTFRARYRQHGSRGELHEHSKFAREGGAWVYVDGTFIE